The sequence gtaacttggagttaaatgtatatgactttaacagacactcttatccagagcacttaccgaagtgctctgtattcatcttgatcaactatttcatgctaaaattcattcaattcaaaacgcattgaattctccaggatttccaaatatcattggtgctatagactgcACTCACATCCGGATAAAGTCTCCGTCtgtacccatggaggcagactatgtgaaccaaaaataatttcacagcatcaatgtacaggtacatgcaagttttgcctacccaacagaaattGTAAAGCATGTCAGTCCATGGGTTTGAACAgctttcaccctttgtcacttttgccattgttctagatGGTTTGCACCAGTCAATTTCTATTTTCCAATACTGAGGCAAAATGGCTCGGCTCGGTGCACGATTCCAGGATATTttgtgcctcctcactggcacagaggtttgcccaaggtaagaacactccaaccacacaaaatagtgcagatttggcctcagtgtttaactctactcattataatcgtaggtgcttctcctggcttactgcttgggaataggggttacccctgccaaccttttctccttaccccatatgcagaccctaccacagatgcagagaggagatTCCTGACCtgagacctgaggccatgactgaggtgcccttgagcaaggcacctaaccccaactgctccccgggcgccgggctggGGCTGCCCACCTCTCTGCACAGCAAAAATGCTAGTGTTAAATCAACTCTGAGAGTGTTAAATTTAACAATGAAAAAGTGTGTATATGCGTCCACTCTTTTCAGTGTTAATTTAACACACACTAGTTGTGCTTCCCTTGAAACGGCATACACCAAATGTGTATTAGTGGCCCAATTCTTCTAATCGTGCTAGGGTAGTGGATCATATGGTGATGTTTTGGAATGAGATTGTGCTCTGGGAAGATGGATTTAAAAAGGGTGTGATGTTCAAAAATGAGATGTTTCAAATAAGTCATTCCATGAGATACAGTGGGTGAAAACACAATGTTTACAATCTGAATTAAAAGGAGTAACAATTGCCAACAGGTATCCTCTCTTTCAACCACATCTCCAAATATCAGCGGGACATTGCGGAGAAGGCACCAAGACTGGATAGCATTGAGTCCAAGATCTTTGCTGTTGTCATCGAGCTTAAGCCTACCTGGCCTGTTCTTTCTTTGAGTATACCCATAATTAAAGCTATGAATTCTTTCAGACAACGAACTCAGGGATATTGACTTCTTGATCAGATACTGAAACACAAGCTTTAACTCATATTGCACCACTCCCTCTAGCAGGTCATGCATTATGTCTACAGCATAATTGTTTGACGAATGGAAAAACTGGAGGGAATTGAGTGGACAGTCTCGATTGACACCAAACGTTGATTTCAAAGCAGGATTTTCCTGGATAACACGAACATGCTCTATATGAAGGTCTTTTGTACGTAGGGTTAAACCTGGGTGATCTTCACTGAAAACTGACTGATATTCACTTTTATCAGTTAAACATAACCTACAGCAGTATGTCGCACTGAACGATTCGACAAAACCAAAGAGTGCATGTAGAGCTAAATTGTCTCCTGTGACCTGAATGACTGAACCTTTCACAGGTGTAGCTAAAAAGGGCAACTGTATTCCTTCAGTCTCCAAAATCTTCAGATCATCAATAAGTGGCTTCAGAATTGGCTCAAACCCATATTTCTTAAGATCCTCTGAGTGAAAAAGAGCGACAAGGTGAATATTCATTAACACAGAATTGAGCTTTGGTGATAAATTCctcaaaacaaaataaacacatcCAAGTTTGTGCACTCCCTTTTTTGATCCCAATGGGTTAGCAGTTTCAAAATCGTCATAGTAGAGTTGGATCTGAAGAGCATGTTCATGGTGAGAAAATAAACTATGATTTTTAAAGTAGGACCCATCACTTATATCTCTGTATAATCCCTCCTGGTGTGGTTTTACTTCTTTGAAACTGTTACAGACTTCATTGTTACTAAACATTGATGAGAGAGACCCACGGATAGGCACATACATGAATTTATCATTGACTGGAACTTGCCAACTGGAACATGTGTAGTGACCTTCACAGGAGGATCCACATTCACTGGTGTGGAAGGTCCAGCCACAGCCTCAAATTCAAAACTGCTGGCAGAATCTGGATCAAAACAGTCTTTATGCACTCGAGAAAGGTGACGTTGATAACCAGAATATGTACAAAAAATGTTCAAACAACCAGGTTCTCCACAGTTCAATCGCAGAGACTTTGCGGGATACAATCCATGCTCAAACTTCAAATGTCTAAATAACATTGAACAACTGGTGTGGTGTAGTTTACAAAAGTAACGTGTACATTTCTGGTCAAAATGTACCCATCTTCAAACCTCACGGTGAAGAAGCCTTGCTCAGATTTCTTTTACCCTAGGACTTTCTTTCACTTTGCCAACGTCAATGCCATAAACAGTGGATtggatgaagatgaagaagatGGACAGGGCATCATCATACGACACAGCAAAAGCATAATGCGCCTTGAAGAGCTCATCAAAGGCAGCAACCGGGGTCTGCATCCTGCAGGGAATGGCCTTCTGGTCCAGGATGATGTAGAAGTCCTGGATGCAGTTGCTTCTTTCTCCGACACCGAGCAGAAAGGGCTGATTGGGGCCAATTTCTTTAAGGAAGGTCTCCATGCTTGATCCCACCTGTGAGTGGaaaagtgagtgtgagtgatgaAATCAAGTCATTTTAATTCATGTGCAAATGAATGTATGAATGGATGTGAGCAATACACTTGATGAATTATTGATTAATTCAGGGCATGGATCTATGAATGTACAGAAATAGAAATAGAAGTGACACACTGCCACATCAGTTACAGTTAAGTTTTCTTTAATTACATGATGGACTGAATTTGGTTAGCAGTAAGTAATTTGTAGTAATGGGGacaaaaacatgagagaacacaacaatgtcctcttttctttttGCACTGAAGGCATGAGTAATCTACTGTATCTACTAATTAGTGGGCTATATTCACACATCCGCTACTTCCTGAACTTGAGTTTGCTCCTGGTTTCCTGTCTTACATTATTCACTGATATATCACTGATGGTGCTTGTTTTCTCGTACTCTTCTAGTATTCCTTTTCCACCAGGCtttgaacacagagcagctctAACATTCTGAAACAACAATTGCATATCAATCACACTGCAAGTGTGTATTTCAGCTGATGTAACAGTTATTTGGCATGATAAATGAGAATTAGCTATCATAGCAAAGCTCTGCATTTTCAGTTCAACACCTACTGAAGTTACAGTACTAATATACTTATTGTGAAACTTTAATATAAAGTTTGACATTGGTCTAATTGACCTCAGGGTCACTGAAACACAAGATACTGTGGATAAGCAAGGTTTGGGAGCGACAAACATGCATTGAGCAAAGCTGatggactataaatacactggAGTTAGCAGGAAATATCATTTTCATCTGTAGTTTCCAAGAAATGCACTCTAGTTAAACTTATAATCCTACATAATGCTCCTTTAAGGTTTTACAGAGTGCATTTCCGCAGAGAAAACACTTGTAATCCTACATTGTGCCCCTTTAAAAGCACAAATAAACATGACAGTCAAATTAGCCTAACAGGTACCTGCTTGCAAAAACTGGGAGTAACTGTACTCATCCTCGGCCTGTGGTACCTTGACCCATTTTCTGACTCCATTATATTCTACAGGAACCAGCATGTTGCTTTAAAGACAAAAAGGACATTACTTGAGGTATTCTTAAGTTCTCTACATTTACACcctgtgaaaaaaaaacacagctgtAAGTTACATATATTTTTCTCCATGAGAGACTGtagctagggttgccacctttcAGAAATGAAAATAATGAACGCTGACTATGGAGCCCCCCCATAGTGATTTAACTGCCATGACTGTTCCGTATTTCAAGGGACGGGTGGCAACCCTAGCAGACCCAAACGTCGTTAATAAACGTTCAGGAATGTTTGGAAACAGAAAATTTCAGTTAACCCACCCAACACCAAGTTACCAAAGATAGGCTAATACATGCCTAGCCCTGCTTAAAACGTGCCTTGCACGTTTGTAATGTCGACATACTACACTCCTATCGTGTACAACATTTTCAATTCAACCATATTACTCAAAGAGCCTTCCCTTATGAACACCATAAATGATTTGAGGGATTGTTTGCTAAACCCTGGTCCAGTGCAGTGTTGGCCAGCGCTAGCAAGCTAAGCTAACGTTCGTTAGTTAGCCTAATGCGCTTAGCTACCTAGCAGCCAAAATCAACCACAAAACGGTAATATCAATCCCAAAGGGATAATTTTATCGACCAAAACTTAACTTACCATAGAAAGGAGAGATTTTCACGACGAAGTAtgactgctgctgctgctgagtGACAGTGTCCCAGGTAATGCTCCGGCAGGCGTATCAAAGGGTGGGTGTGGCCAATTTAACGAGCCACAGTGTAAATTCAGAGTGATCCTCATAACGATAGATATTAACTCTGACACTATGGGGACTAACTCCAGAGGGAGTTAATATTGATCAATTCCGAGTAAAATTACTAGTAACccctgttatgtgtgtgtgtgtgtgtgtgtgtgtgtgtgtgtgtgttctaactgcacagatgggttaaatgtggaggacaaatttcgattgcggtgtaaaaatcacaattgacaaaatacggcacatttatatatatatatatattatattatatatatatatatatatatatatatatatatatatatatatatatatatatatatatatatatatatatatattattaacactaacacaaaacaagacaccttttttttggaaagagaaatttattcattgtcttgctgagcctgtggacagaagaaactttgatttacttatcTTGCACTTTACTTAACAAGCATATTAAAATGAGACCTTTTTGCAAATACTCccatttttctccattttctttatttcaagctccaacttccatatttttagttttttgtactgcagatctgcttttttacattctatatctTTGAGCAAGTACCTGTATAACTACTTGTTCTCTTGCAGAGGTGTGCTCTGGAcgtggaggcctgagggtcttctctctgttcttccatttcctttaaacacaacacaaatcatgagatcacacagcacattaacatacttagacacacacgccttacagctggcctttctgaacaggcagacactTTGTCCTCATCCTCATGTATCATCCTGGATAGTCCGGCAATCTCCCCCTGCGaacaacaaattaagacacataaatgttaacaatcctcagggttcagtcatAAGAAATAGGCTGGTTTATGGTACTCACATTAGTGTCAAATACAGGAGGGTCCAAAGAGTCAGCACACCCCCCGCCACTGTAAAATTTTAGTCATCAAGTATACAATAATACTACGatgtagcctgtaagaacaaaaatgtaaaatttgagaaacaactgaacctacctttaacataaggctgtgtatcatgaggacagacaggatcagatgatgttcctccttaaattcccacaatgatggggcgtccgctgttttgctctaaagcagtggttctcaatttttttctatcattccccacctcagaagaaggggaaattccatgccccacctgtcccatatcaccCGGGTGGCGGAtgtgttgttgagggggggttgtcgaacgtaaattgttgaccgcgagggccggtacaaattcattaaagggccgcatctagccctggttcacaatgttccgcagacattttaaacatccggggcttatgaaaacgaacaggcattaaaacgacaaaTGCAAAGTGGCAAGGCGCCGGGCCCGGATGGCTTCCCAGTCGAATTTTTAAAAAAATTCTCGACTAAATTGGCCCCCCTTCTTCTAGAAATGTTTGAGCATTCTCGAAGCCAAGGATTTTTACCTCAAACTCTCACTGAAGCATCAATCACGCTTCTTCTAAAACTAGATAAAGACTCTCTGGAATGCGGCTCATATAGACCAATATCACTTTTAAATACGGATGTCAAAATATTTGCAAAGGTCATAGCTTCTAGGATAGAGACCATAATGCCTGAATTGATTTCTTCAGACCAGACCGGGTTCATGAAAAACCGTCATTCCTTTACTAATATCCGTAGGCTCTTGGGAGTTATTCACTCCACTGCATCCTCAGATATTCCCGAAATAGTTGTGTCTTTAGACGCAGAAAAGGCCTTTGACAGAGTGGAGTGGAACTATTTGTTCACCGTTTTGGAAAGATTTTACTTCGGACCAAAAATTCTTTCATGGATCCGTCTATTATACACTGCACCAAAGGCTTCAATAATTACGAACAAATCACGCTCTTAAGCTATCCCTCTCGGGAGAGGCACCAGACAGGGATGTCCGCTTAGCCCGCTCCTTTTTGCCCTGGCTATTGAGCCCTTATCTATTATGTTGAAAGCTTCTGAATCTGTCCATGGAATTTGTAGAAGAGGCATGGAACACAAAGTAAGCCTTTATGCTGACGATctcttattatttatttcagacCCCGTAAAGGTTATTCAAAATCTAGTCCAAATATTAAAGATATTTGGTAGTTTTTCAGGATATAAACTAAATTTATCAAAGAGTACATGTTTTCCTCTAAATGGTCCAGCTTTGACACTAACAAGCTCAGACATGCCTTTCCAAATAAACAAATCAGGATTCAGATATCTGGGGATTAACATTACACGTACCATGGCCAGCCTTTATGTAAATAATTTCATACCTTTGCTTAATAAGCTCAAACTTGATTTTCAGAAATGGAATATGTTACAATTAACTCTTGCAGGTAGAATCAACTGTGTCAAAATGAATGTACTGCCTAGGTTTTTATACCTGTTTCAGAGTCTCCCAATTTTTCTCTCAAAATCGTTTTTTCAAATGATCGATAAAATGGTCATATCATTTTTATGGTGTGgtacatggacgtaattttgatttcaaaagtgggggggacatagattcgtcgctatttaaatatttggttttaaccgtaaaaactgggggggaccaaagccggcttttgaaaaagtgggggggacatgtccccccccaaaattacgtccgtggtgtGGTAAAGTCCCCAGAGTACACAAAGAGCTTCTCCAAAAACCTAGGTCTCAGGGTGGATTAGCACTCCCAAACTTTATGTCTTATTATTGGGCAGCAAATCTACAAAAAATAATACTTTGGATGGAATCTCCACAGGCAGAGTGGTGTAAATGGAATCCAGCGCATGCTCTGCAACATCTTTTGCTGCGCTAGTTACCTCCAAATTACCTCTTCCTATTGCACAGTACACTACATGTCCAGTTGTTAAGAACACTCTAAAAATCTGGACACAATTTCGTCGAAATTTTAAACTCTTAGACCTTTAGTTACAGGCCCCAACATGCAATAATCATCAATTCCCTTCAACAAAGTTAGATTCTACCTatgcacactggcagaagcTCGGTTTAACCAAATTCAGTGACTTGTTTTTAGAAGACATTTTTGCCAGCTTCACAGATCTCTCTGCTAAATTTAAGCTCTCCAACGCTAGTTTATTTTGTTATTTCCAACTATGGCATTTCATCCATAAAGATTGTTCAACTTTTCCATATTTGCCTCCAAGATCTGGACTAGATATGGTTTTAGAGATCTCACCAGAATCCAGAGGTCTGGTCTCACGTATATACAATATTATTTTATCTTTTAAAAACTCATTACAGGAAAGGGTGCACTTGGAGTGGGAGAAGGAGATTGGAATGGAGATATCCGACCAAACCTGGGATAGTGCACTAGCTAGAGTCAACGGAACATCCTCCTGTGCTCGACTCAGTTTAATTCAGTTCAAAGTGCTACACAGAGTACATTATAGTAAAGTTAAATTGGCTAAAATTTATCCCAACATTTGTGATACGTGTGATCGTTGTCACGTCGCCAAGGCTGatttgacacacatgttctGGGCATGTCCCAGACTGTCAGAGTTCTGGACAGCCATTTTTTATTTCTTATCAGAAGCACTGGACACTGATGTGCAACCCAATGTGGTAACAACTATCTTTGGCATCCTGGAAGATGTTGCCCCAGTTAGTAACAAAGAAAGAGATGTCTTTGCCTTTGCTACTCTTCTAGCACGGAGAAGAATTTTGCTAGATTGGAAATCGGCTTATCCACCTAAATTCACACACTGGCTTAGAGACCTTTTACTATTTCTTAAATTAGAAAAGATTAAGTATTCTCTTAGAGGATCAACTAAAAATTTTTACAAAATTTGGAGCCCAGTACTATCTGATTTTGAAAATATGCAAACAATCAACCAGGATTAAGTAAAATTACAATACTTTAATTGAACTGATAATAGAATCGGTACATGATCTCCCCTGCTGCGttgtttctgttgttttttttttttttttggggggggggggttgttggttTTTTGTGTTattgattgtttttgttttgaaaaaTTGTAATGCAAAAACGCTGTCTGATACTTGTCTTTCAAGTATCTGCTCAGTTCAATAAAAATatacgtaaaaaaaaaaaaaaacgacaggccccacactttgagaaacgctgctctaaagcaaggtcttctgcaggagtgagggctgctacagggagaagcctctcgctgcagcctgcaggaaggcggagttggacatccaaccccgcccacatccaactccaccctcttccgaagtccgaagccacgcccatgttacATTCGAAACTTGGACTGTTTttgctcccagtaaacagaacttccagaactatttacgtgtgttttataagtgttttaattgcagaagtgcattttcaagtactttagcctaaattccagcacttttcaaatctgaaacacagtgcaacattaaaattggtcaggtaaatgttccttcccctgtgtttgaggggtgtttctttatactaccacatatcgtttcggacaacactgcaaagaatgtgatgcgcgcgaggtgtgcggagtcgcgcgctacggtcactcacgaaagtataactagctttataggggagacacggaaaggcaacgctaaaaaggagagctcttatgtgatttaggaatgtggatcttgtgtttaaaaatgtcttttatagaattatttgttcaattaattggttcaacgcagacagatttcttcataacttataattagtaggcttgaaagttaccggatcgaggcagacagttcccgggaacgcacccttcaggctcaaattaagccctgattacaccccttctccattaccaacattaccaacataccccttctctatcaccaacattatcagtaaacagtaaacattaccattttaattgtgtacttatagtagcagagttgccaactctcacgcattgagcatgagacacacgcatttgaccgtcttcacacgctctcacgccacacatccgatttctcacgccgaaaaaaatctagtttatttacttctgatctacatctatgattcaatgagttactagttcgctctggcgccaaccaccggcgatcgatctatcacgatataatacttaatttgtgtccattttacatccccccgtcaacattttacgttcgccacccaataaataaaaataatgaataacatacatggaacgatacacaaagtaaacgaggtatgtgtaaattaagcgcaacgacgtgtctcttgaacacttgtgagttattatgcatattttcaagtgccacacagttattctcgaatgaagaagtagtgggttggcgcacgacagcgcattagagggtgcagttggatgtgggcggggttggatgtccaactccgccttcctgcaggctgcagcgagacatacttggctacaggaggcccaccaccagtagcagttttctttctggttgctaaaatattttatacagttatttaatatggtgttttaccttttcctgcacattagactaatcaactgtacttaccattctggagtatatttttatatttcacgttgacctgctgccacgttctcttaaccccgcgcatgttacttctaaatcagtaaattattaacattattaatttactataacacttttaaaatgccaatgaatggattaaattatatgttcacacatttaatctgtctgcaatattcggcagcttctctggctttattaatacaggacgtgttgcctttcttcataataacgtctttatattcctcatacagACGTATGAGTAGCTGCTCGTtctttcagctctttcgacattttcttgccttttcaaatatcgattagtgaggctgcttaaatactgtgtgcatgcgcatgatcgccgatcagcgctggactgggacaaaaaatcggccctggcatttttggtttagaccggcccctcataattagTGGAGCACAACCAACTTGTAATTTATGCATGTGGGGTACGACgtagaaaaaaaattaaaaaattacTGTTTAAGTAATTGGATGCAATATTAGCATTattatatgaatgaatgaatgttcgatttatatagcgcctttccaaattcccaaggcgctttacaatttaacacaggtacaattcacagacaaccaatcacacacacaccggtgagaagcggcagccaattgcgcacagcgtactctcaaccgggatccacagccccctgggggactgaatggggtgcagaaaggggagagaggacagaccctagtggcagagcaccatccaccactgggcatacaagcaaacacacagacagacagacactactttttttattgaatatagagacacagactcacactcagggagaatttttttttttgttgactgccaatttacctatcctccatgtttttggactgtgggaggaaaccggagatcccggaggaaacccacgcaaacacggggagaacatggaaactccactcagatagggacttgaacccaagaccccagtgctgagaggcaaacgttctaaccaccaagccaccgtgttacccatatcacaatcacttttattttaatcaCTGAATTTCTCCGATATAACAGCTCTAGGGGTGAcatgcaatagtcgctgatacaccccctagtcgactatgaacgtcatagtcgaatgtaccattctaactgcatgggggtgcccaaggatgctgctaagcattagttgctacatgaaatgtctttgttttcgttatatatagccttttgtcaaataaaatcatcctaatttctgttaataaatattttttaatgatgtgtgcgcattaacaataggcatcttccttactacacattaataaatcacaccctgcagttgcacagtccaaatgagcggagctgaacacgctacaggtaGTCAGCATCTGATGAGATTTtaacggctactaaaaaactttaaaaagtattttgaaaaagataaagatgaatcaaacaatgtaaagtgcaagttatgtcatcaacgtctttcatttcgcacgacaacaagcaacatggcataccatttaaaacgcgtcaGGCGAAAAAaaaccaggcatgaaaatgggtcaggggttaaaaaggtgagaagatgGGGGGGGTTGACATGTGatgtcatggggatacggcgacggggggtggggggggtggctgctggtgtacgggggtacagcgacaggtgatgccaaatattacggggcccataaggtgacatcatgtaaaaaaaaatgcgtGGCCATGACTTACTAACaagtgcgaacgagataattaacgcgtgcgaacaagataattaagtattactttatataaagccaggtttaccttccttgggcagtcagttcacaaacatccctgg comes from Brachyhypopomus gauderio isolate BG-103 unplaced genomic scaffold, BGAUD_0.2 sc40, whole genome shotgun sequence and encodes:
- the LOC143485868 gene encoding uncharacterized protein LOC143485868; this translates as MESENGSRYHRPRMSTVTPSFCKQNVRAALCSKPGGKGILEEYEKTSTISDISVNNVGSSMETFLKEIGPNQPFLLGVGERSNCIQDFYIILDQKAIPCRMQTPVAAFDELFKAHYAFAVSYDDALSIFFIFIQSTVYGIDVGKVKESPRVKEI